The genomic DNA TCGGCCAGGAATACCGCTTCAATGACGACGGCGAGCCCGGCGGCACGGCAGGGCGTCCGATCCTGCAGGCGATCGAGGGGCAGGGCATGGACCGCGTGGCGGTGCTGGTGGTGCGTTGGTTCGGGGGCGTCAAGCTGGGCGCGGGCGGACTCGTGCGGGCCTATGGCGGCTGCGCCGCCAACTGCCTGCGCAACGGCCCGCGCACCGAGATCGTGGACCTGGCCACGGTGGCGTGCGCCTGCGGCTTCGCCGAGCTGCCGCTGCTGAAGTCGCGGCTGGCGCAGGCCGGCGCGGTGATCGTGCAGGAGGATTTCAGCGCGGACGGGGTGGCGTTGCGCTTCACGGTGCCGCGCGGCGCCGTGGCCGACCTGGAGATGACGGCGGCGAACATCACGCGCGGCCGCTCGGCGTGGGAACAATTGGCGTGACATGCGACAAGGGCCCCGAGGGGCCCTTGTGCATCACGCGTCCTGGCTGTCCTGGGCCGCGGCGATTTCCTGGTGGACCTTTTCCATGTCGACTTCCTTGATCTTGGCGAGCAGCTCATTGAGCTGGCCGCCGGACAAGGCGCCGGGCTGGGAGAACAGCAGGACTTTCTCGCGGAACACCATCAGCGTGGGAATCGAGCGGATGCCCAGCGCGCCGGCCAGTTCCTGTTCCACGTCGGTGTTGACCTTGGCGAAGGTGACGTCGGGATGCTCGGTGGCGGCCTGCTCGAAAACCGGCGCGAAGCCACGGCACGGGCCGCACCAGGGGGCCCAGAAGTCCACGATCAAGGTGCCGTTCGGCGTGATGGCTTCCTGGAAGCTGTCTTTGGTGAGTTCAACAATACTCATTTTGGATCCTTGCCGCTGGCGCGGCGCAAAGTGTCGGTATCAGCGGCCCGGGGACGCCTGCCCGGACCGGATGCGGCGACGCGGTTGCCGGTCCTGCCGGTCCATAGTAGAGCGGGGACCGGTCGCGTCGCAATGGTTGGCGCTGTGGCGAGCGCGGTCTGCGGAGCTTGTGGGGCCGGCGGCGGGGCTGCCGGCCTCACGCCGCGGTTGTTGTGGGTACGCCGTCGCGCTGCTTGAGCGCGGCGACGATCTCGAAGGAACGCAGGCGATCGGCGATATCGTAGAAATCGGACACGATCATGACTTCGTCGGCTTCCGTCTCGGCGACCAGGGCTTCCAGCCGGCGCTTGACGGTTTCGGGGCCGCCGACGATGGCGGCGCCCAGTCTTTGATTGACCGCCTCGCGCTCCCATTCGTTCCAGAGCCCGTCCATGCTGTCGACCGGCGGCTGCAACTGCAGGCGGTTGCCGCGCACCAACGACAGGAACTTGAGCTGCTGCGTGGTGGACAGGCGCCGGGCCTCTTCATCGGTGGGGGCGGCCACCACCGGCACCCCGATCATGGCGTAGGGTCGGGCCAGCGTCTCGGACGGCTTGAACAGGTGGCGGTACAGGCGCATCGCCGCCATGCCCTCGGGCGAGAAGTGGCCGGCGAACGAGAACGGCAGGCCCAGTTCGGCCGCCAGCCGGGCGCTGAAATCGCTCGAACCCAGCAGCCAGATGGGGATGTCCAGGCCTTCGCCAGGGATGGCGCGCACCGGCTGGCCCGGCCGCGAAGGCGCGAGAAAGCCGCGCAACTCCTCGACCAGCGCCGGGAATTCCAGGCCGCTGCGCGGGCCGCGGCGCAGCGCGTGCTGCGTGGCGCCATCGCTGCCGGGCGCCCGGCCCAGGCCCAGGTCGATGCGGCCAGGGTAGAGGGTTTCGAGCGTGCCGAACTGCTCGGCGATGATCAGCGGCGCATGGTTGGGCAGCATCACGCCGCCCGAGCCGACGCGCAGCGTCGAGGTGTGCCCGGCGATGTGGCCGATCAGCACCGCCGTGGCGCTGCTGGCCACGCCGTTGATGTTGTGGTGTTCGGCCAGCCAGAAACGCTTGTAGCCGAGCCGTTCGACGTGCTGGGCCACCGCCACGCTGTTGCGGAAGGCGTCGGCGGCGTCGCGGCCCTGCACGATCGGGGCCAGGTCCAGCACCGAGAAGGGGATGCGGGCCAGGGTGCTCATGCGCGGCGCTCGCGTGGGCGGCGGGGACAGGACGAATGCGGGGTGTGGCGAGACAAGGTCGGCTCCATGGTCTTATATACATGGGGAGTGTATCGGCGAATTCAACCGCTCCCGCCAGCAACCATACGGGCCGGCGGGTTGATAGCCGGACTCAATGATGACGATTTGCCGGGCGGCCCGCGACCCGGGCAGTCGTACCGGTATAGTGGTCACTTCGGCGCCGCAAGCATCGTTCCCGCGGCTCCAGGTCCGCCCCCCGATCGCGCCGCCGCGCCTGCGATTGCCAACATGATCGGCAGCGTCTGGCCGTTTCGTCCAAGACGGGGCCACTCGAATCGGCGATGATGCGGTTTTCTTCGATATCCGCGGGAGACACGCATGGGCGCCACCGGCAATAACCACCAGATCGACAACATCGAATTCAACGTCGCCGACATCGCCCGCAGCAAGCGCTTCTATGGCGACGCCTTCGGCTGGTCGTTCACCGACTACGGGCCGACCTACACCGAATTCACCGATGGCCGCCTCAAGGGCGGCTTCACCACCGGCGAGCCGGTGCGCCCGGGCGGGCCGCT from Achromobacter xylosoxidans includes the following:
- a CDS encoding LLM class flavin-dependent oxidoreductase codes for the protein MSTLARIPFSVLDLAPIVQGRDAADAFRNSVAVAQHVERLGYKRFWLAEHHNINGVASSATAVLIGHIAGHTSTLRVGSGGVMLPNHAPLIIAEQFGTLETLYPGRIDLGLGRAPGSDGATQHALRRGPRSGLEFPALVEELRGFLAPSRPGQPVRAIPGEGLDIPIWLLGSSDFSARLAAELGLPFSFAGHFSPEGMAAMRLYRHLFKPSETLARPYAMIGVPVVAAPTDEEARRLSTTQQLKFLSLVRGNRLQLQPPVDSMDGLWNEWEREAVNQRLGAAIVGGPETVKRRLEALVAETEADEVMIVSDFYDIADRLRSFEIVAALKQRDGVPTTTAA
- a CDS encoding VOC family protein, with the translated sequence MGATGNNHQIDNIEFNVADIARSKRFYGDAFGWSFTDYGPTYTEFTDGRLKGGFTTGEPVRPGGPLVILYADDLVDAQRRVTAAGGRISREAFDFPGGRRFHFADLDGYELAVWTAVA
- a CDS encoding thioredoxin family protein, whose protein sequence is MSIVELTKDSFQEAITPNGTLIVDFWAPWCGPCRGFAPVFEQAATEHPDVTFAKVNTDVEQELAGALGIRSIPTLMVFREKVLLFSQPGALSGGQLNELLAKIKEVDMEKVHQEIAAAQDSQDA
- a CDS encoding IMPACT family protein, whose amino-acid sequence is MTTTLTAVCSHEEDVKKSRFIAHAAPVATVDEAMAFFAAHSEPEATHNCWAYRIGQEYRFNDDGEPGGTAGRPILQAIEGQGMDRVAVLVVRWFGGVKLGAGGLVRAYGGCAANCLRNGPRTEIVDLATVACACGFAELPLLKSRLAQAGAVIVQEDFSADGVALRFTVPRGAVADLEMTAANITRGRSAWEQLA